From Streptomyces sp. TLI_235, a single genomic window includes:
- a CDS encoding two-component system response regulator MtrA, whose amino-acid sequence MKGRVLVVDDDTALAEMLGIVLRGEGFEPFFVADGDKALAAFRETKPDLVLLDLMLPGRDGIDVCRQIRAESGIPIVMLTAKTDTVDIVVGLESGADDYVTKPFKPKELVARVRARLRRAEEPTPEQLTIGDLVIDVAGHSVKRDGRGIPLTPLEFDLLVALARKPWQVFTREVLLEQVWGYRHAADTRLVNVHVQRLRSKIEKDPERPEIVVTVRGVGYKAGPS is encoded by the coding sequence ATGAAGGGACGCGTTCTCGTCGTCGATGACGACACCGCACTGGCCGAGATGCTCGGCATCGTGCTGCGTGGTGAGGGTTTTGAACCGTTTTTCGTCGCCGACGGGGACAAGGCACTAGCCGCGTTCCGGGAGACCAAGCCCGACCTCGTGCTGCTCGATCTGATGCTGCCGGGCAGGGACGGCATCGACGTCTGCCGCCAGATCCGCGCCGAGTCCGGCATCCCGATCGTGATGCTGACCGCGAAGACGGACACGGTGGACATCGTGGTCGGCCTGGAGTCCGGGGCCGACGACTACGTCACCAAGCCGTTCAAGCCCAAGGAACTGGTGGCCCGGGTGCGCGCGCGGCTGCGCCGCGCCGAGGAGCCCACCCCCGAGCAGCTGACCATCGGCGATCTGGTGATCGACGTGGCCGGCCACTCGGTGAAGCGGGACGGCCGGGGCATCCCGCTGACCCCGCTGGAGTTCGACCTGCTGGTCGCGCTCGCCCGCAAGCCCTGGCAGGTCTTCACCCGCGAGGTCCTGCTGGAGCAGGTCTGGGGCTACCGGCACGCCGCCGACACCCGTCTGGTGAACGTGCACGTCCAGCGACTGCGCTCCAAGATCGAGAAGGACCCGGAGCGTCCGGAGATCGTGGTGACCGTGCGCGGCGTCGGCTACAAGGCGGGGCCCAGCTGA
- a CDS encoding two-component system sensor histidine kinase MtrB, giving the protein MRGDVLSSTTEGRRRRRGPAAFCAQVIRQFRRPVRRLVALYRRSIQLRVVAATLMLSVVVVLVLGVVVVAQVRTGLLDTKKHAAQGQALGGFQIEQDKINEAINLQAKAGSTGSDPSRDEVGTWLIKQVSDLASGGTGVYSVIALVPSTGQQESSPSAALRGAWYSGNIVPDSISQDLRDEVAAEPGTPHQQTTEIQRSTDDGSPSYNEPGLVIGKQFTGPDGTPYQLYYVFSFGQETKTLGLVTGTLATAGVFVVILLGGIAWLVVRQVVTPVRMAAGISARLAAGHLEERMKVTGTDDIARLGESFNRMANALQTQIRQLEELSRVQRRFVSDVSHELRTPLTTVRMAADLIYDSRDDLDPMAARSAELLQDQLDRFESLLADLLEISRFDAGAAILDAEPVDLRDIVTRVVEAADPLARAKGSAVIVRGAEKPVVAEVDSRRIERILRNLVVNALEHGEGRDVVVRLGTGEGAVAVGVRDYGIGLKPGEASRVFHRFWRADPSRVRTTGGTGLGLSIAVEDAHLHGGWLQAWGEPGGGSHFRLTLPRTRGGEIARAPFRLEPEDSRHNRGLASPGAPYRRAVRPGGATALAAADTAVEQDSPETPEPTQAGFGSGLGGVLSLGPGLGRPQAAPVADPSDVRTVAAGYGATGAQVVVDCGSGRPTLPPQDSPDNADTRRPQRAKDDQREG; this is encoded by the coding sequence GTGCGCGGAGACGTGCTGAGTTCGACGACGGAGGGCCGGCGGCGCCGCCGCGGCCCGGCCGCCTTCTGCGCCCAGGTGATCCGTCAGTTCCGGCGGCCGGTGCGACGGCTGGTCGCGCTGTACCGCCGCTCCATCCAGCTGCGCGTGGTCGCCGCCACGCTGATGCTCTCCGTCGTCGTCGTGCTGGTGCTCGGCGTGGTCGTGGTCGCCCAGGTGCGCACCGGCCTGCTCGACACCAAGAAGCACGCGGCGCAGGGCCAGGCACTGGGCGGCTTCCAGATCGAGCAGGACAAGATCAACGAGGCCATCAACCTGCAGGCCAAGGCCGGCAGCACCGGCAGCGACCCCTCGCGGGACGAGGTCGGCACCTGGCTGATCAAGCAGGTCTCCGACCTCGCCAGCGGCGGCACCGGCGTCTACTCGGTGATCGCCCTGGTGCCTTCCACCGGCCAGCAGGAGAGCTCCCCCAGCGCCGCCCTGCGCGGCGCCTGGTACTCCGGCAACATCGTCCCGGACTCGATCAGCCAGGACCTCCGCGACGAGGTCGCCGCCGAGCCCGGCACCCCGCACCAGCAGACCACCGAGATCCAGCGCTCCACCGACGACGGCAGCCCCTCGTACAACGAGCCCGGCCTGGTCATCGGCAAGCAGTTCACCGGGCCGGACGGCACGCCGTACCAGCTCTACTACGTCTTCTCCTTCGGCCAGGAGACCAAGACCCTCGGCCTGGTCACCGGCACCCTGGCGACCGCGGGCGTCTTCGTGGTCATCCTGCTCGGCGGCATCGCCTGGCTGGTCGTCCGCCAGGTCGTGACGCCGGTGCGGATGGCCGCCGGGATCTCCGCGCGGCTCGCCGCCGGCCACCTCGAGGAGCGGATGAAGGTCACCGGCACCGACGACATCGCCCGCCTCGGCGAGTCGTTCAACCGGATGGCCAACGCCCTGCAGACGCAGATCCGGCAGCTCGAGGAGCTCTCCCGGGTCCAGCGCCGCTTCGTCTCCGACGTCTCGCACGAGCTGCGCACCCCGCTCACCACCGTGCGGATGGCCGCCGACCTCATCTACGACAGCCGCGACGACCTCGACCCGATGGCCGCGCGCTCCGCCGAACTGCTGCAGGACCAGCTGGACCGCTTCGAGTCGCTGCTCGCCGACCTGCTGGAGATCAGCCGGTTCGACGCCGGCGCCGCGATCCTCGACGCCGAGCCCGTCGACCTGCGCGACATCGTGACCAGGGTGGTCGAGGCCGCCGACCCGCTGGCCCGGGCCAAGGGCAGCGCGGTGATCGTCCGCGGTGCGGAGAAGCCGGTCGTCGCCGAGGTCGACTCCCGCCGGATCGAGCGCATCCTGCGCAACCTCGTGGTCAATGCGCTGGAGCACGGCGAGGGCCGCGACGTCGTCGTCCGGCTCGGCACCGGCGAGGGCGCGGTCGCGGTCGGCGTCCGCGACTACGGCATCGGCCTCAAGCCGGGCGAGGCCTCCCGGGTCTTCCACCGGTTCTGGCGCGCCGACCCGTCCCGGGTGCGCACCACCGGCGGTACCGGCCTCGGCCTGTCCATCGCCGTCGAGGATGCCCACCTGCACGGCGGCTGGCTCCAGGCCTGGGGCGAGCCGGGCGGCGGCTCGCACTTCCGGCTCACCCTGCCGCGCACCCGCGGCGGCGAGATCGCCCGGGCCCCGTTCCGGCTGGAGCCGGAGGACTCCCGGCACAACCGCGGCCTGGCCTCGCCCGGCGCCCCCTACCGGCGGGCCGTCCGCCCCGGCGGTGCGACCGCGCTGGCCGCGGCCGACACCGCCGTGGAACAGGACAGCCCGGAGACGCCCGAGCCCACCCAGGCCGGCTTCGGCAGCGGCCTCGGCGGCGTCCTCTCGCTCGGCCCCGGTCTGGGCCGCCCGCAGGCCGCCCCGGTCGCCGACCCCTCGGACGTCCGAACCGTGGCCGCGGGGTACGGTGCCACCGGGGCCCAGGTCGTCGTCGACTGCGGGTCCGGACGGCCGACCCTCCCGCCGCAGGACAGCCCGGACAACGCCGACACCCGGAGGCCGCAGCGTGCGAAGGACGACCAGCGTGAGGGCTGA
- a CDS encoding lipoprotein LpqB-like beta-propeller protein, whose product MRADLRSARAVCAGLAVLLAAGCAAMPADGPPERVEIPQGSGAENLQVRVFPVPPHKGEQPQDLLAGFLAASNADEAKDYETALKYLTAAAGKRWNPQAGVAVLTATPHRDQTVASAETTTITVSGSKVAELDDDHSYRVVSDDGYRQQFTFVKEAEGQDKGEWRIDRLPDGLIVDQTNFRNSYRAVHRYFYVSSDPSAEGASPPVMVPDPIFLRRRTDPLTAAAKALASGPSPWLAPAVYSAFAGVHIQGAVTVNDSRAAEVRVDVADFGGRQSTCKQMATQLFHTLADQQGKAQLDRVDLSGAKGGCSVSAAEAADSAPGRLAGSAGAAQYYQLDTGQLLLLQGDGPGKPVAGPLGQPAQPKIGAVAVRRDGSGAAAIGADGHSLYVTGFGEGDKLGDPVVTSRAPQSGQGLASPSWDGRQNLWVVDRDPAAPQVYMVRDRKAVAAQVDGLADRTVQDARISSDGTRIALVLKDGSGRRSLQIGLVVHDGTADAPRVRVSGLRPVAPLLTDVASVSWADTDQLLVLGKEQGKLQLLNYVGTDGSQSVDSPLQGGESMTTVSSSESRAGESVPPVLAYSSDHRIFRLQGNQWREIALQGHPAASFGYPG is encoded by the coding sequence GTGAGGGCTGACCTGCGCTCCGCCCGGGCGGTCTGCGCAGGCCTCGCCGTCCTGCTCGCCGCGGGCTGCGCCGCGATGCCCGCGGACGGCCCGCCCGAGCGGGTCGAGATCCCGCAGGGCTCCGGCGCGGAGAACCTGCAGGTCCGGGTCTTCCCGGTGCCCCCGCACAAGGGCGAGCAGCCGCAGGACCTGCTGGCCGGCTTCCTGGCCGCGTCCAACGCGGACGAGGCCAAGGACTACGAGACCGCGCTCAAGTACCTGACCGCCGCGGCCGGCAAACGCTGGAACCCGCAGGCCGGCGTCGCCGTGCTCACCGCCACCCCGCACCGCGACCAGACGGTGGCCTCCGCCGAGACCACCACGATCACGGTGAGCGGCAGCAAGGTCGCCGAGCTCGACGACGACCACTCGTACCGGGTCGTCTCCGACGACGGGTACCGGCAGCAGTTCACCTTCGTGAAGGAGGCCGAGGGCCAGGACAAGGGCGAGTGGCGGATCGACCGCCTCCCGGACGGCCTGATCGTCGACCAGACGAACTTCCGCAACTCCTACCGGGCCGTCCACCGCTACTTCTACGTCTCCTCCGACCCCTCGGCGGAGGGCGCCTCGCCGCCGGTGATGGTGCCGGACCCGATCTTCCTGCGCCGCCGCACCGACCCGCTGACCGCCGCCGCCAAGGCGCTCGCCTCCGGCCCCTCGCCGTGGCTCGCCCCGGCCGTCTACTCGGCCTTCGCCGGCGTGCACATCCAGGGCGCGGTGACGGTCAACGACAGTCGGGCCGCCGAGGTGCGGGTCGACGTCGCCGACTTCGGCGGCCGGCAGAGCACCTGCAAGCAGATGGCCACCCAGCTCTTCCACACCCTGGCCGACCAGCAGGGCAAGGCTCAGCTGGACCGGGTCGACCTGTCCGGCGCCAAGGGCGGCTGCTCGGTGTCGGCCGCCGAGGCCGCCGACTCCGCGCCCGGCCGCCTGGCCGGATCCGCCGGGGCCGCGCAGTACTACCAGCTCGACACCGGCCAGCTGCTGCTCCTCCAGGGCGACGGGCCGGGCAAGCCGGTGGCCGGGCCGCTCGGCCAGCCCGCCCAGCCGAAGATCGGCGCGGTCGCCGTCCGCCGGGACGGCTCCGGTGCCGCCGCGATCGGCGCCGACGGGCACTCCCTCTACGTGACGGGCTTCGGCGAGGGCGACAAGCTCGGCGACCCGGTGGTCACCAGCCGCGCCCCGCAGTCCGGCCAGGGCCTCGCCTCGCCCAGCTGGGACGGTCGGCAGAACCTCTGGGTGGTCGACCGCGACCCGGCCGCGCCGCAGGTCTACATGGTGCGCGACCGCAAGGCCGTCGCCGCCCAGGTCGACGGCCTCGCCGACCGCACCGTCCAGGACGCGCGGATCTCCTCCGACGGCACCCGGATCGCCCTGGTGCTCAAGGACGGCTCGGGCCGGCGCTCGCTGCAGATCGGCCTGGTGGTGCACGACGGCACCGCCGACGCGCCGCGGGTCCGGGTCTCCGGGCTGCGGCCGGTCGCCCCGCTGCTGACCGACGTCGCCTCGGTCTCCTGGGCGGACACCGACCAGCTGCTGGTGCTCGGCAAGGAGCAGGGCAAGCTCCAACTGCTGAACTACGTGGGCACCGACGGCTCGCAGTCCGTCGACTCGCCGCTGCAGGGCGGCGAGTCGATGACCACGGTGTCCTCCTCGGAGAGCCGGGCCGGGGAAAGCGTGCCGCCCGTCCTCGCCTACTCCAGCGACCACCGGATCTTCCGGCTGCAGGGCAACCAGTGGCGGGAGATCGCGCTGCAGGGGCACCCGGCCGCCTCGTTCGGCTACCCGGGCTGA
- a CDS encoding putative amidophosphoribosyltransferase: MTAPFTAGLLDTGLLDLLLPTRCAGCGGTGGQLCPGCRAELARVAAAPCGRRPAEGLPPLYAAAPYGGRVRSLLIAHKERGALRLARPLGWALAAAVRSASAQRAPGAPGALLLVPVPSARRAVRARGHDPMLRLARAAARELRRSGRAARVAPVLRHTRPVADQAGLSAADRQRNLHGALAVPPRRAALLRGRAVVLVDDLVTTGASLAEAARALRAAGCPPCAAATVAAVPRRAGQPG, from the coding sequence GTGACCGCGCCGTTCACCGCAGGCCTCCTCGACACCGGCCTGCTCGACCTCCTGCTGCCGACCCGCTGCGCGGGCTGCGGCGGCACCGGCGGCCAGCTGTGCCCGGGCTGCCGGGCCGAGTTGGCCCGGGTCGCCGCCGCTCCCTGCGGGCGCCGACCGGCGGAGGGCCTGCCGCCGCTGTACGCCGCCGCGCCCTACGGCGGGCGGGTCCGGAGTCTGCTGATCGCCCACAAGGAGCGCGGCGCCCTGCGGCTCGCGCGGCCGCTCGGGTGGGCGCTCGCCGCCGCCGTGCGCTCCGCCTCCGCGCAGCGCGCCCCCGGTGCACCGGGCGCACTCCTGCTGGTGCCGGTGCCCTCCGCGCGCCGGGCGGTCCGGGCCCGCGGCCACGACCCGATGCTGCGCCTGGCCCGGGCGGCGGCCCGTGAGCTGCGCCGGTCGGGGCGGGCGGCCCGGGTCGCCCCGGTCCTGCGGCACACCCGGCCGGTGGCCGACCAGGCGGGCCTGTCGGCGGCCGACCGGCAGCGCAATCTGCACGGCGCGCTGGCGGTGCCGCCGCGCCGCGCCGCCCTGCTGCGCGGCCGGGCGGTGGTGCTGGTCGACGACCTGGTGACGACCGGGGCGAGCCTCGCCGAGGCCGCGCGGGCCCTGCGGGCCGCCGGCTGCCCGCCGTGCGCCGCGGCCACGGTGGCGGCGGTGCCCCGGCGGGCCGGTCAGCCCGGGTAG
- a CDS encoding SSU ribosomal protein S30P codes for MDIVVKGRKTEVPKRFREHVAEKLEKVQKFDGKVISLDVEVSKEHNPRQADRSERVEITLRTRGPVIRAEAAASDPYAALDLASAKLDAQLRKSADRRRVHKGGNGRTPVSVAAATAALAALPPTEPTEGPVNGTARKTMMGSLEVEGDGPLVVREKTHPAAPMSLDQALYEMELVGHDFYLFVEKDSGLPSVVYRRHGYHYGVIHLKEDATAVGGGAGGAINAPDED; via the coding sequence GTGGACATCGTCGTCAAGGGCCGCAAGACCGAGGTGCCCAAGAGGTTCCGCGAGCACGTGGCCGAGAAGCTGGAGAAGGTCCAGAAGTTCGACGGCAAGGTGATCAGCCTCGACGTCGAGGTGTCCAAGGAGCACAACCCGCGGCAGGCCGACCGGTCCGAGCGGGTGGAGATCACTCTCCGTACCCGCGGCCCGGTGATCCGGGCCGAGGCCGCCGCGAGCGACCCGTACGCGGCGCTCGACCTGGCCTCGGCGAAGCTCGACGCGCAGCTGCGCAAGTCCGCGGACCGGCGCCGGGTGCACAAGGGCGGCAACGGCCGCACCCCCGTGAGCGTCGCCGCCGCGACGGCCGCACTGGCCGCGCTGCCCCCGACGGAGCCGACGGAGGGGCCGGTCAACGGGACGGCCCGGAAGACCATGATGGGGTCGCTGGAGGTGGAGGGCGACGGACCGCTCGTCGTCCGCGAGAAGACGCACCCCGCGGCACCGATGTCGCTGGACCAGGCGCTGTACGAGATGGAACTCGTCGGCCACGACTTCTACCTCTTCGTGGAGAAGGACAGCGGCCTGCCGAGCGTGGTGTACCGCCGGCACGGCTACCACTACGGCGTCATCCACCTGAAGGAGGACGCGACGGCGGTCGGCGGCGGCGCCGGCGGCGCGATCAACGCGCCCGACGAGGACTGA
- a CDS encoding LuxR family two component transcriptional regulator: protein MGEPISHGAHGLGADGGSGGPSGYGGHRAEPIRVLVVDDHALFRRGLEIVLAEEEDIRVIGEAGDGAEAVLKAADLLPDIILMDVRMPRRSGIEACTAIKDVVPSAKIIMLTISDEEADLYEAIKAGATGYLLKEISTDEVATAIRAVADGQSQISPSMAAKLLTEFKSMIQRRSDDRELVPAPRLTDRELEVLKLVATGMNNREIAKELFISENTVKNHVRNILEKLQLHSRMEAVVYAMREKILEIG, encoded by the coding sequence ATGGGCGAGCCCATCAGCCATGGTGCGCACGGCCTGGGCGCGGACGGCGGGTCCGGCGGCCCGTCGGGCTACGGAGGCCACCGGGCGGAGCCGATCCGGGTGTTGGTGGTGGACGACCACGCACTCTTCCGCCGCGGCCTGGAGATCGTGCTCGCCGAGGAGGAGGACATCCGGGTCATCGGCGAGGCGGGGGACGGCGCGGAGGCCGTGCTCAAGGCCGCCGACCTGCTGCCGGACATCATCCTCATGGACGTCCGGATGCCCCGGCGCAGCGGGATCGAGGCCTGCACCGCGATCAAGGACGTGGTGCCCAGCGCGAAGATCATCATGCTGACGATCAGCGACGAGGAGGCCGACCTCTACGAGGCGATCAAGGCGGGCGCCACCGGCTACCTGCTCAAGGAGATCTCCACCGACGAGGTGGCCACCGCGATCCGCGCGGTCGCCGACGGCCAGTCGCAGATCAGCCCCTCGATGGCGGCCAAGCTGCTCACCGAGTTCAAATCGATGATCCAACGCCGTTCCGACGACCGGGAGTTGGTGCCCGCTCCGCGGCTCACCGACCGGGAGCTGGAGGTGCTCAAGCTGGTGGCGACCGGAATGAACAACCGGGAGATCGCCAAGGAGCTCTTCATCAGCGAGAACACCGTGAAGAACCACGTCCGCAACATCCTGGAGAAGCTGCAGCTGCACTCCCGGATGGAGGCCGTGGTCTACGCGATGCGCGAGAAGATCCTCGAAATAGGGTGA
- a CDS encoding protein translocase subunit secA, whose translation MSVFDKILRAGEGKILRKLQRIAAQVNSIEEDFVNLTDDELRALTDEYKARIEEGESLDDIMPEAFATVREAAKRVLGQRHYDVQIMGGAALHYGYVAEMRTGEGKTLVGTLPAYLNALTGKGVHLITVNDYLAERDSEWMGRVHRFLGLEVGVILGNMSPAERKRQYGMDITYGTNNEFGFDYLRDNMAWAQDELVQRGHNFAIVDEVDSILIDEARTPLIISGPADQATKWYNDFAKLVQRLKRDRDYEVDEKKRTVGILEDGVGRVEDYLGIDNLYESVNTPLVGFLNNAIKAKELYKADKDYVVINGEVMIVDEHTGRILAGRRYNEGMHQAIEAKEGVEVQNENQTLATITLQNFFRLYDKLSGMTGTGTTEAAEFHQIYKLGVVPIPTNKTPRRIDQPDLIYKSEPAKFAAVVEDIAEKHEKGQPVLVGTVSVEKSEYLSQELRKRGIPHEVLNAKHHEREAQIVAQAGRKGAVTVATNMAGRGTDIMLGGNPDHLAAADLAQRGITPEDTPEEYEAAFPSALDKAKEAVKAEQEEVQELGGLYVLGTERHESRRIDNQLRGRSGRQGDPGESRFYLSLGDDLMRLFKAGMVERVLSMANVPEDVPIESKMVTRAIASAQTQVEQQNFEIRKNVLKYDEVLNRQREVIYGERRRVLEGEDLQEQVGHFMDDTVEAYVTAATGEGFEDDWDLEKLWTALKQLYPVGVELDDLEEEAGGTAGLTPEFLTQTIQEDIQASYGRREDQLGEQIMRELERRVVLSVLDRRWREHLYEMDYLQEGIALRAYAQRDPLVEYQREGYDMFAAMMEGIKEESVGYLFNLEVQVEQQVEEVPVAEDAVVLEKNDARPEIKAKGLEAPARQRLHYTAPTVDGDDTVIEGDFDDAAGEEGDGLTRAERRRAAKAAGRGRRRKG comes from the coding sequence GTGTCCGTCTTCGACAAGATCCTGCGCGCAGGCGAGGGCAAGATCCTCCGCAAGCTGCAGCGGATTGCCGCCCAGGTCAACTCGATCGAAGAGGACTTTGTCAACCTCACCGACGACGAGCTGCGCGCACTGACCGACGAGTACAAGGCCCGTATCGAAGAGGGCGAGAGCCTCGACGACATCATGCCGGAGGCCTTCGCGACCGTTCGCGAGGCCGCCAAGCGCGTGCTGGGCCAGCGCCACTACGACGTGCAGATCATGGGCGGCGCCGCGCTGCACTACGGCTACGTCGCGGAGATGCGCACCGGCGAGGGCAAGACCCTGGTCGGCACCCTGCCCGCGTACCTCAACGCGCTCACCGGCAAGGGCGTGCACCTGATCACCGTCAACGACTACCTCGCCGAGCGCGACTCGGAGTGGATGGGCCGGGTGCACCGCTTCCTCGGCCTCGAGGTCGGCGTGATCCTCGGGAACATGTCGCCGGCCGAGCGCAAGCGCCAGTACGGGATGGACATCACGTACGGCACGAACAACGAGTTCGGCTTCGACTACCTGCGCGACAACATGGCCTGGGCGCAGGACGAGCTCGTCCAGCGCGGCCACAACTTCGCGATCGTCGACGAGGTCGACTCGATCCTGATCGACGAGGCCCGCACCCCGCTGATCATCTCCGGCCCGGCGGACCAGGCCACCAAGTGGTACAACGACTTCGCCAAGCTGGTGCAGCGCCTCAAGCGCGACCGCGACTACGAGGTCGACGAGAAGAAGCGCACCGTCGGCATCCTGGAGGACGGCGTCGGCCGGGTCGAGGACTACCTCGGCATCGACAACCTCTACGAGTCGGTGAACACCCCGCTGGTCGGCTTCCTCAACAACGCCATCAAGGCCAAGGAGCTCTACAAGGCGGACAAGGACTACGTCGTCATCAACGGCGAGGTCATGATCGTCGACGAGCACACCGGACGCATCCTCGCCGGCCGCCGCTACAACGAGGGCATGCACCAGGCGATCGAGGCCAAGGAGGGGGTGGAGGTCCAGAACGAGAACCAGACGCTGGCCACCATCACCCTGCAGAACTTCTTCCGCCTCTACGACAAGCTCTCCGGCATGACCGGTACCGGCACCACCGAGGCCGCCGAGTTCCACCAGATCTACAAGCTCGGCGTGGTGCCGATCCCCACCAACAAGACGCCGCGCCGCATCGACCAGCCCGACCTGATCTACAAGTCGGAGCCGGCCAAGTTCGCCGCCGTCGTCGAGGACATCGCCGAGAAGCACGAGAAGGGCCAGCCCGTCCTGGTCGGCACCGTGTCGGTCGAGAAGTCCGAGTACCTCTCCCAGGAGCTGCGCAAGCGCGGCATCCCGCACGAGGTGCTCAACGCCAAGCACCACGAGCGCGAGGCGCAGATCGTCGCGCAGGCCGGCCGCAAGGGCGCCGTCACCGTGGCCACCAACATGGCCGGCCGCGGCACCGACATCATGCTCGGCGGCAACCCCGACCACCTCGCCGCCGCCGACCTCGCCCAGCGCGGCATCACCCCGGAGGACACCCCGGAGGAGTACGAGGCCGCCTTCCCGAGCGCCCTGGACAAGGCCAAGGAGGCCGTCAAGGCCGAGCAGGAGGAGGTCCAGGAGCTCGGCGGCCTGTACGTGCTGGGCACCGAGCGCCACGAGTCCCGCCGGATCGACAACCAGCTGCGCGGCCGCTCCGGCCGCCAGGGCGACCCGGGCGAGTCCCGCTTCTACCTGTCGCTCGGCGACGACCTGATGCGCCTGTTCAAGGCCGGCATGGTCGAGCGCGTCCTGTCGATGGCGAACGTGCCCGAGGACGTGCCGATCGAGTCGAAGATGGTGACCCGCGCCATCGCCTCCGCGCAGACCCAGGTCGAGCAGCAGAACTTCGAGATCCGCAAGAACGTCCTCAAGTACGACGAGGTCCTCAACCGCCAGCGCGAGGTCATCTACGGCGAGCGCCGCCGCGTCCTGGAGGGCGAGGACCTGCAGGAGCAGGTCGGCCACTTCATGGACGACACCGTGGAGGCGTACGTCACCGCCGCCACCGGCGAGGGCTTCGAGGACGACTGGGACCTCGAGAAGCTCTGGACGGCCCTCAAGCAGCTCTACCCGGTCGGCGTCGAGCTGGACGACCTGGAGGAGGAGGCCGGCGGCACCGCCGGGCTCACCCCCGAGTTCCTCACCCAGACGATCCAGGAGGACATCCAGGCCAGCTACGGCCGCCGCGAGGACCAGCTCGGCGAGCAGATCATGCGCGAGCTGGAGCGCCGCGTGGTGCTCTCGGTGCTGGACCGCCGCTGGCGCGAGCACCTCTACGAGATGGACTACCTCCAGGAGGGCATCGCGCTGCGCGCCTACGCCCAGCGCGACCCGCTGGTCGAGTACCAGCGCGAGGGCTACGACATGTTCGCGGCCATGATGGAGGGCATCAAGGAGGAGTCCGTCGGCTACCTGTTCAACCTGGAGGTCCAGGTCGAGCAGCAGGTCGAGGAGGTCCCGGTCGCCGAGGACGCCGTCGTCCTGGAGAAGAACGACGCCCGCCCGGAGATCAAGGCCAAGGGCCTGGAGGCCCCGGCCCGCCAGCGCCTGCACTACACGGCGCCGACCGTCGACGGCGACGACACCGTCATCGAGGGCGACTTCGACGACGCCGCCGGCGAGGAGGGCGACGGGCTGACCCGCGCCGAGCGCCGCCGCGCCGCCAAGGCCGCCGGCCGCGGCCGCCGCCGCAAGGGCTGA
- a CDS encoding NTE family protein, whose amino-acid sequence MATEVTTGDGPVAARGAGGPRRGLVLGGGGMLGAAWTVGALCAVEEATGWRPGSAEVVLGTSAGAILGALLAAGVEPGQLRDHQHGLPVTSGPLAGVEFDYDTAAGGALPPRPAPGIGSPGLLRDAVRHPRDYPFLTMVSAVVPPGRGSVAPVGELVRSLPGGDGWPAGSPLRVVAVDYRSGRRVVFGDAGAPPAPMADAVMASCAIPGWFAPVDVAGAPYVDGGCWSATNADLMAGRGLDEVYVLAPMALRLHPEGRAEPGRGAVAALREWRARDRPRGMLAQLVSRYRRTVTRQMMREARELRASGVRVQLLAPTLADLAVMGPNMMDPARRPEVLESAVRTTLAALGTPH is encoded by the coding sequence ATGGCGACCGAGGTGACCACCGGCGACGGCCCGGTGGCGGCCCGCGGGGCGGGCGGGCCGCGGCGCGGGCTGGTGCTCGGCGGCGGAGGCATGCTCGGCGCCGCCTGGACGGTCGGGGCACTGTGCGCGGTCGAGGAGGCCACCGGCTGGCGGCCCGGCTCGGCCGAGGTGGTCCTCGGGACCTCCGCCGGGGCGATCCTCGGCGCGCTGCTAGCGGCCGGCGTCGAACCGGGTCAGCTCCGAGACCACCAGCACGGGCTGCCGGTCACCAGCGGCCCGCTGGCCGGGGTCGAGTTCGACTACGACACGGCGGCCGGCGGCGCGCTGCCGCCGCGGCCCGCGCCCGGCATCGGCTCGCCCGGCCTGCTGCGGGACGCCGTCCGGCACCCGCGCGACTACCCGTTCCTCACCATGGTCTCCGCCGTCGTCCCGCCCGGCCGCGGCTCGGTGGCACCGGTCGGCGAACTCGTCCGGTCGCTGCCCGGCGGGGACGGCTGGCCCGCCGGCTCGCCGCTGCGGGTGGTCGCGGTGGACTACCGCAGCGGCCGCCGGGTGGTCTTCGGCGATGCCGGGGCGCCGCCCGCCCCGATGGCCGACGCGGTGATGGCCTCCTGCGCGATCCCCGGCTGGTTCGCGCCGGTCGACGTGGCCGGCGCCCCCTACGTGGACGGCGGCTGCTGGTCGGCGACCAACGCGGACCTGATGGCCGGCCGCGGCCTGGACGAGGTCTACGTGCTCGCGCCGATGGCGCTGCGGCTGCACCCCGAGGGGCGGGCCGAGCCGGGCCGCGGCGCGGTCGCCGCCCTGCGCGAGTGGCGGGCCCGGGACCGGCCGCGCGGCATGCTGGCCCAGCTGGTCAGCCGCTACCGGCGCACCGTCACCCGGCAGATGATGCGTGAGGCACGGGAGCTGCGGGCCTCCGGCGTCCGGGTGCAGCTGCTCGCCCCGACCCTGGCCGACCTGGCCGTGATGGGCCCCAACATGATGGACCCGGCCCGCCGGCCCGAGGTGCTGGAGTCGGCCGTGCGCACCACCCTCGCGGCGCTCGGCACGCCGCACTGA